In one window of Candidatus Sulfuricurvum sp. RIFRC-1 DNA:
- a CDS encoding 2-oxoacid:acceptor oxidoreductase family protein: protein MRHTIRFTGVGGQGVLLAGEIMAAAKIKMGGHGLKTATYTSQVRGGATVVDITLDDNEIFYPYANEGEIDFMLSVANVSYQQFKNGVKPGGIIVVEPNLVHPTEEDRQKWIIVEIPIITIAKEEVGNVITQSVVALGITNEFTGVLDPETLKEVMLSKVPKKVHEVNNIAWDLGIKYAKEAKAKLGM from the coding sequence ATGAGACATACGATACGATTTACAGGCGTCGGTGGACAAGGGGTTCTTCTCGCCGGTGAAATTATGGCAGCGGCCAAGATCAAAATGGGCGGTCACGGGCTTAAAACAGCTACCTATACCTCACAAGTTCGCGGTGGAGCAACGGTTGTTGATATCACTCTCGATGACAATGAAATTTTTTACCCGTATGCGAATGAGGGTGAGATCGATTTCATGCTCTCAGTTGCTAACGTGAGCTACCAGCAGTTTAAAAACGGTGTTAAACCGGGCGGAATCATCGTTGTTGAGCCAAACTTGGTTCACCCAACCGAAGAAGATCGCCAAAAATGGATCATCGTAGAGATTCCAATCATCACCATCGCAAAAGAGGAAGTCGGAAACGTTATTACTCAATCGGTTGTTGCCTTGGGTATCACCAATGAGTTCACCGGTGTACTTGACCCTGAAACATTGAAAGAAGTTATGCTTTCAAAAGTTCCTAAAAAAGTACACGAAGTCAATAACATAGCTTGGGATTTGGGTATCAAATACGCCAAAGAAGCAAAAGCAAAACTCGGAATGTGA
- a CDS encoding 2-oxoglutarate ferredoxin oxidoreductase subunit beta, with product MAFNYDQYLRVDKMPTLWCWGCGDGVILKSVIRAIDKMGWDMDKVCVVSGIGCSGRFSSYINCNTVHTTHGRTIAYATGIKLTRPDAHVIVVAGDGDGLAIGGNHTIHGCRRNIDLNFILINNFIYGLTNSQISPTTPQGMWCVSAQNGNIDPTFDACKLAIGAGASFVARETMLDPKKLEKVLVKGFSHRGFSFFDIMSNCHINLGRKNKMLSAMENLAWIDSITVPLKKWEALPAEEQMNKFPTGVLREVEQAEYCDMYEMVIASAQGKRGKITQDDFAKKI from the coding sequence ATGGCTTTCAATTACGATCAATATTTACGTGTAGATAAAATGCCGACACTTTGGTGTTGGGGTTGTGGTGATGGTGTAATCCTTAAATCGGTTATCCGTGCTATCGATAAAATGGGCTGGGATATGGACAAAGTGTGTGTCGTTTCTGGTATCGGATGTTCCGGGCGTTTTAGCTCATACATCAACTGTAATACCGTTCATACCACACACGGTCGTACGATTGCATACGCTACGGGGATCAAATTGACTCGTCCTGATGCGCACGTTATCGTTGTAGCGGGAGACGGTGACGGACTTGCGATCGGTGGTAACCACACGATCCATGGTTGTCGTCGTAACATAGATTTGAATTTTATCCTTATCAATAACTTCATCTACGGTTTGACCAACTCTCAAATCTCTCCGACAACTCCACAGGGTATGTGGTGTGTATCGGCGCAAAACGGTAACATTGACCCAACCTTCGATGCGTGTAAACTCGCTATCGGTGCAGGTGCTTCATTCGTAGCGCGTGAGACAATGCTCGATCCGAAAAAACTCGAAAAAGTTTTGGTAAAAGGGTTCTCCCATAGAGGATTTTCATTCTTTGACATTATGTCTAACTGCCATATCAACCTTGGTCGTAAAAACAAAATGTTGAGTGCTATGGAAAACCTTGCATGGATAGACAGCATCACTGTTCCGTTGAAAAAATGGGAAGCACTTCCAGCAGAAGAGCAAATGAACAAATTCCCTACGGGTGTATTGCGTGAAGTGGAACAAGCTGAGTACTGTGATATGTATGAGATGGTCATCGCATCTGCACAAGGCAAACGCGGCAAAATCACGCAAGATGACTTTGCGAAAAAAATCTAA
- a CDS encoding 2-oxoglutarate synthase subunit alpha, whose amino-acid sequence MAREVISTGNELSALGAFDAGCMFFGGYPITPSSEVMHEMSDLLPTVGGKFIQMEDEIAGISVALGASMAGTKSMTATSGPGISLKAEQIGLAFIAEVPLVIVNVMRGGPSTGLPTRVSQADIGQAQYPTHGDYASITLCAGSLEECYTQTVRGFNLAEKYMSPVFVLLDETVGHMHGKAVLPDLEEVKAKIVTRKRFDGKPEDYRPYDVPMNTPAVLNPMFEGYRFHFTGLHHGPTGFPTEDAAQCQFNIERLVGKIDAVAADVGLDNEADYEEFMMDDAEVCLIAYGSISRGAKEAVMKLRADGIKAGLFRPIMIWPSPAKKLKEIGQKFDKIFVTELNMGQYLKEIERVMGRSDFTTLHKANGRPIAPLEMVAKVKEMF is encoded by the coding sequence ATGGCAAGAGAAGTAATTTCAACAGGTAACGAATTATCAGCACTTGGTGCTTTTGATGCAGGTTGTATGTTTTTCGGCGGATATCCGATTACACCATCGTCGGAAGTAATGCATGAGATGTCTGATCTTCTACCGACTGTCGGCGGAAAATTTATCCAAATGGAAGATGAAATCGCCGGTATCTCGGTTGCGCTCGGTGCTTCGATGGCGGGTACAAAATCGATGACGGCAACCTCAGGTCCGGGGATTTCGCTTAAAGCAGAGCAAATCGGTCTTGCATTTATCGCTGAAGTACCTTTGGTTATCGTAAACGTTATGCGTGGAGGTCCATCAACCGGTCTTCCGACTCGTGTATCTCAAGCCGATATTGGTCAAGCACAGTATCCGACGCACGGTGACTATGCATCGATCACATTGTGTGCAGGTTCACTCGAAGAGTGTTACACTCAAACCGTACGCGGATTCAACTTGGCTGAAAAATATATGTCTCCGGTATTCGTCCTTTTGGATGAGACGGTAGGTCACATGCACGGTAAAGCAGTTCTCCCTGATCTCGAAGAGGTAAAAGCTAAAATTGTTACCCGTAAACGATTTGACGGCAAACCGGAAGATTATCGCCCATACGATGTTCCTATGAATACCCCTGCGGTATTGAATCCAATGTTCGAAGGGTACCGTTTCCACTTCACGGGTCTTCACCACGGTCCAACCGGATTCCCTACGGAAGATGCGGCACAATGTCAGTTCAACATCGAGCGCCTTGTCGGTAAAATCGATGCGGTTGCGGCAGATGTCGGGTTGGACAATGAAGCCGATTACGAAGAGTTTATGATGGACGATGCGGAAGTGTGTTTGATCGCATATGGCAGTATCTCTCGCGGTGCTAAAGAAGCGGTTATGAAACTTCGTGCTGATGGGATCAAAGCAGGTCTTTTCCGCCCAATCATGATCTGGCCGAGCCCTGCGAAAAAACTCAAAGAAATCGGTCAAAAATTTGACAAAATCTTTGTAACCGAGCTCAACATGGGTCAATACCTCAAAGAGATCGAACGTGTAATGGGACGCAGTGATTTCACTACGCTTCACAAAGCAAACGGCCGTCCAATCGCACCACTTGAAATGGTAGCAAAAGTTAAGGAGATGTTCTAA
- a CDS encoding 4Fe-4S dicluster domain-containing protein, translating to MFKTINPGNVPVWVNTDNCKACDICVSVCPSGVLGMRYEPTSTLGAMISINHPESCIGCNECELTCPDFAIYVADKADYKFAKLTDEAKVRQAAIIANKYMSLDQAGVK from the coding sequence ATGTTTAAAACGATCAATCCCGGTAACGTCCCTGTATGGGTAAATACCGATAACTGTAAAGCATGTGATATTTGTGTATCGGTATGCCCATCGGGTGTACTCGGTATGCGTTATGAGCCGACATCAACCTTGGGCGCTATGATCTCGATCAATCACCCTGAAAGTTGCATCGGCTGTAACGAGTGTGAACTCACATGTCCTGACTTTGCTATTTATGTTGCAGATAAAGCAGATTACAAATTTGCAAAACTTACTGATGAAGCAAAAGTACGTCAAGCGGCTATTATCGCTAATAAGTATATGTCACTAGACCAAGCAGGAGTGAAGTAA
- a CDS encoding heavy metal-associated domain-containing protein codes for MNTVFEVANIRCGGCANTITTSLKEAGFKEICVDLSCEPRKVTVDITDEAQLAQVKAILRSLGYPLSSEEEGAIDNATLKLKSFVSCAIGKFSTDTKSD; via the coding sequence ATGAATACCGTCTTTGAGGTGGCCAATATTCGTTGCGGCGGGTGCGCCAACACAATTACAACTTCTCTCAAAGAAGCAGGGTTTAAAGAGATCTGTGTTGATCTCTCGTGCGAGCCTCGCAAAGTAACAGTCGATATTACGGACGAGGCGCAATTAGCACAAGTTAAGGCAATATTAAGAAGTCTCGGCTATCCTCTATCAAGTGAGGAAGAGGGCGCTATCGATAATGCCACACTAAAGCTCAAGAGTTTTGTCTCGTGTGCTATAGGTAAATTTTCAACTGATACAAAATCAGATTAA
- the sucD gene encoding succinate--CoA ligase subunit alpha, with translation MSILVNKDTKVIVQGFTGKEGTFHAEQCMAYGTKIVGGVTPGKGGQEHLGQPVFNTVSEAVAHTGATVSMIFVPPAFVSDAVMEAADAGITLAVIITEGAPVKDMMFAKAYAVKKDMMTIGPNCPGIITAEECKIGIMPGFIFKKGNVGLISKSGTLTYESANQVVKEGFGITTAVGIGGDPIIGLSYKQLLPMFEADPETHAIVMIGEIGGDLEIQAAAYIKEHITKPVVAFIAGQTAPAGKRMGHAGAIISGGAGTAAEKMAALEAAGVKVVVSPADIGKALAEVMRK, from the coding sequence ATGTCTATTTTGGTCAATAAAGATACAAAAGTAATCGTACAAGGTTTCACAGGTAAAGAGGGGACGTTCCATGCAGAGCAATGTATGGCATACGGCACTAAAATCGTCGGCGGTGTTACACCGGGCAAGGGTGGACAAGAACACCTTGGTCAACCGGTTTTTAATACGGTTTCCGAAGCGGTAGCTCACACGGGCGCTACGGTTTCTATGATCTTCGTTCCGCCGGCTTTCGTTTCGGATGCGGTTATGGAAGCGGCTGATGCGGGAATCACTCTTGCGGTAATTATTACCGAAGGTGCTCCGGTAAAAGACATGATGTTTGCAAAAGCCTACGCGGTTAAAAAAGACATGATGACCATCGGGCCGAACTGTCCGGGAATCATTACCGCTGAAGAGTGTAAAATCGGTATTATGCCGGGGTTCATTTTCAAAAAAGGGAATGTCGGTCTTATCTCTAAATCAGGGACATTGACGTACGAGTCAGCGAACCAAGTGGTTAAAGAGGGATTTGGTATCACGACTGCGGTTGGTATCGGCGGCGATCCGATTATCGGTTTGAGCTACAAACAACTCCTTCCGATGTTTGAAGCAGATCCGGAAACGCATGCAATCGTTATGATCGGTGAGATCGGTGGAGATTTAGAGATCCAAGCGGCAGCGTATATTAAAGAACATATTACCAAACCAGTCGTTGCATTCATCGCGGGTCAAACAGCACCTGCGGGTAAACGTATGGGGCATGCTGGGGCGATTATCTCCGGCGGTGCCGGTACGGCGGCTGAGAAAATGGCGGCACTTGAAGCAGCGGGCGTTAAAGTCGTTGTTTCTCCGGCGGATATCGGTAAAGCACTCGCTGAAGTGATGAGAAAATAA
- the sucC gene encoding ADP-forming succinate--CoA ligase subunit beta, translating into MNIHEYQAKELFKKYNVPTLRGHIAFTPDEAVKAAQELGGNIWVVKAQIHAGGRGLGGGVKLAKSTSEVREMAAQILGMQLITHQTGPEGKLVQKVYIEEGADIKKEYYLGLLLDRALEMPIMMASTEGGMAIEDVAHNTPEKIIKVSIDPLTGFQSFHGRKLAFGLGLPVEEINTFIKFAAALYRVYMDHDAEMIEINPLVKTGDGKFLALDAKMGFDNNALYRQSQVNEMRDFTEEEPTEIEADKYGLSYIKLDGNVGCMVNGAGLAMGTMDTINYEGGKPANFLDVGGSASAETVAKGFEIILKDPNVKAIFVNIFGGIVRCDRVANGIIEATKITNVNVPVIVRLDGTNAIEAAEILNNAGIANIVAATDLADGARKAVAAAKGE; encoded by the coding sequence ATGAATATTCACGAATATCAAGCAAAAGAATTATTCAAAAAGTACAATGTACCGACCTTGCGCGGTCACATTGCATTTACACCCGATGAGGCGGTTAAAGCGGCTCAAGAACTCGGCGGAAACATCTGGGTTGTTAAAGCTCAAATCCATGCTGGAGGACGCGGTTTAGGGGGCGGTGTTAAGCTTGCCAAGTCAACGTCTGAAGTGCGCGAAATGGCGGCTCAAATCCTAGGGATGCAGCTCATAACACACCAAACAGGACCTGAGGGTAAACTTGTTCAAAAAGTGTATATCGAAGAGGGTGCCGATATCAAAAAAGAGTACTATCTTGGACTCTTGCTTGACCGTGCTCTTGAAATGCCGATCATGATGGCTTCAACTGAGGGCGGTATGGCGATTGAAGATGTTGCCCACAACACCCCTGAAAAAATTATCAAAGTTTCCATCGATCCATTGACCGGTTTCCAATCTTTCCACGGTCGCAAATTGGCTTTTGGCTTGGGTCTTCCTGTCGAAGAGATCAACACGTTTATCAAATTTGCAGCGGCGCTTTATCGTGTTTATATGGATCACGATGCTGAGATGATCGAGATCAATCCGTTGGTTAAAACGGGTGATGGTAAATTCTTGGCATTGGACGCGAAAATGGGCTTTGACAACAATGCTCTCTACCGTCAATCACAAGTCAATGAAATGCGTGACTTCACAGAAGAAGAACCGACAGAAATTGAAGCGGATAAATACGGACTCAGCTACATCAAACTTGATGGCAACGTCGGTTGTATGGTTAACGGTGCGGGTCTTGCAATGGGTACGATGGATACGATCAATTACGAAGGGGGAAAACCTGCCAATTTCCTCGACGTAGGCGGTTCAGCGAGTGCCGAAACGGTAGCTAAAGGGTTTGAGATTATCCTCAAAGATCCGAACGTCAAAGCAATTTTTGTTAATATTTTCGGCGGAATCGTCCGTTGTGATCGCGTTGCTAACGGTATTATCGAAGCAACAAAAATCACCAACGTAAACGTACCGGTTATCGTACGACTTGATGGAACAAACGCTATCGAAGCAGCTGAAATTTTAAATAATGCCGGTATCGCTAATATCGTAGCGGCAACCGATCTCGCAGACGGTGCGCGTAAAGCCGTTGCAGCAGCGAAAGGAGAATAA